One part of the Eptesicus fuscus isolate TK198812 chromosome 20, DD_ASM_mEF_20220401, whole genome shotgun sequence genome encodes these proteins:
- the PIMREG gene encoding protein PIMREG produces MASRWPGMGTSMRRRSLQDHQQLEESDVLQPAAGHLEASSGALGSLCRQFQRRLPLRAVSLNLGAGPSWKRLETPELEQQGLQAAARSAKSALGAVSQRIQESCQSGTKWLVETQVKARRKKRETPKGSSPPARSLSQRSTRLSGTGPARSTLGPWGSERHRRSSQMGPRAHPLRRSRREAAFRSPYSSTEPLCSPSESDSDLEPVGAGIQRLRKLSQELDEVISAEESADMTVSLLRD; encoded by the exons ATGGCCTCTCGGTGGCCGGGCATGGGCACCTCCATGCGCAGGAGATCTCTCCAGGAccaccagcagctggaggagagcGATGTGCTGCAGCCTGCAGCTGGCCATCTGGAGGCCTCCAGCGGAGCCCTGGGCTCCCTCTGCAGACAGTTCCAAAGAAGGCTGCCCCTGAGAGCAGTCAGCCTCAACCTGGGGGCGGGCCCCTCCTGGAAACGCCTGGAAACCCCAGAGCTAGAGCAGCAGGGCCTCCAGGCTGCAGCTCGCTCAGCTAAGAGCGCCTTGGGTGCCGTGTCCCAG AGAATCCAGGAGTCCTGCCAAAGTGGCACCAAGTGGCTGGTGGAAACCCAGGTGAAGgccaggaggaagaagagagagacaccGAAGGGCAGTAGCCCCCCAGCTCGCAGCCTGAGCCAGAGGAGCACCCGGCTTTCTGGAACCGGCCCTGCCCGCTCAACTCTGGGCCCCTGGGGGTCGGAGCGTCACCGCCGCTCCTCCCAGATGGGCCCACGTGCCCACCCTCTGCGGAGGTCCAGGAGGGAGGCCGCCTTCCGGAGCCCCTACTCCTCTACAGagcccctctgctcccccag TGAATCAGACAGTGACCTCGAGCCTGTGGGGGCAGGAATCCAGCGCCTCCGGAAGCTGTCCCAGGAGCTGGACGAGGTCATTTCGGCTGAAGAGAG CGCTGACATGACGGTTTCTCTCCTTCGAGACTGA